The Streptomyces sp. V4I8 genome includes the window GAGGCGAACGAGCCATGAAGAGGGGACGGCCATGACGGGACTGGAGCTGAGTGAACTGCGCAAGACCTACCGGGCGCGGGGACGGCCGGCCGTCGACGCCGTACGCGGTGTCGACCTGAGCCTCGCATCCGGGGAGCTGCTCGGGCTGCTCGGGCCGTCCGGGTGCGGCAAGTCGACGACCCTGCGGATGATCGCCGGGCTGGAGGCGGTGACCGGCGGGGACATCCGCGTGGGCGGTGCGTCGGTGGTCAGGTTGCCCGCGCAGCGACGGAACATCGGGGTGGCGTTCGAGAACTACGCGCTGTATCCGCCGCTGACGGTGGCGGAGAACCTGGCGTTCGGGCTGAAGGCGCGGAGGAAGGCCGCGAGGGGTGACGTCGACCGCAAGGTGGGCGAGATCGCCGAGCGGGTCGGGCTCACCGGCATCCTCGACGCCCGTCCGGCCGGCCTGTCCAGCGGCCAGAAGCAGCGCGTGTCCCTGGCCCGCGCCCTGATCCGCGAACCGGACGTCCTCCTCCTCGACGAGCCCCTCTCCCACCTGGACGCGGCCCAGCGCGACACCACCCGCCGCGAACTCAAGCGCATCCAGCGCGACCTGGGCCACACCACCATCCTGGTCACC containing:
- a CDS encoding ABC transporter ATP-binding protein: MTGLELSELRKTYRARGRPAVDAVRGVDLSLASGELLGLLGPSGCGKSTTLRMIAGLEAVTGGDIRVGGASVVRLPAQRRNIGVAFENYALYPPLTVAENLAFGLKARRKAARGDVDRKVGEIAERVGLTGILDARPAGLSSGQKQRVSLARALIREPDVLLLDEPLSHLDAAQRDTTRRELKRIQRDLGHTTILVTHDQEEALSLADRIAVMKDGVIQQLGTPYEIYDSPANVFVADFVGEPAINLLPGTAESDAHARLSPTLRIALPVPVPTGREVVVGIRPEDLSLTGEDGLPARVIAHEPLLESGIATLTLDGVEKPLVVLTAPEVRLAHDDRVHVTADPHLTHVFDAETGDSLR